From one Candidatus Omnitrophota bacterium genomic stretch:
- a CDS encoding DegT/DnrJ/EryC1/StrS aminotransferase family protein, whose protein sequence is MAFHKAPRRKRFLPFYKPALGKDEEKEIIAVLRSGWLGRGPRTEEFEDAFRRYVRSRHAVGVNSCTAGLHLSLAALGIGEGDEVITTPMTFPATANAIIHQGATPVFADVEKDTFNIDPERIEPTITKRTKAVIVVHFAGHPCEMDKITAIARRRGLFVIEDASHALGSSYRGKKIGSMGDLACFSFYATKNITTGEGGMVTTDDGQLAAKIRLLSRHGISMDAGERKTKRGYEHWEAILPGYKYNMCDLQAALGLAQLRKIKKLLALRKKYFRIYNEMLSTVPEIITPVTREGVEHSHHLYAVITRSEDLSIGRDGILNILFRRKIGAGVHYRALHLQRLYRDRYKFSRNAFPVAEYISDRTLSLPLYPAMTEDDVSCVAENIKEIIGIHRKRGSRPGTHENRAS, encoded by the coding sequence ATGGCATTCCATAAAGCCCCTAGGAGGAAGAGATTTCTCCCTTTCTATAAACCCGCCCTGGGTAAAGACGAAGAAAAAGAGATCATCGCGGTGCTGCGCTCGGGATGGCTCGGGAGAGGCCCGCGCACCGAAGAGTTCGAGGACGCCTTCAGGCGGTACGTCAGGAGCCGCCATGCGGTGGGTGTCAACTCCTGTACGGCAGGACTCCACCTTTCACTCGCCGCCCTCGGGATCGGAGAAGGTGATGAGGTCATCACGACACCGATGACCTTCCCGGCGACCGCGAACGCGATAATACACCAGGGCGCTACGCCCGTATTCGCAGATGTGGAAAAGGACACTTTTAATATCGACCCGGAGCGCATAGAGCCGACGATAACCAAAAGGACGAAGGCGGTGATAGTGGTCCATTTTGCCGGCCATCCGTGTGAAATGGATAAGATAACGGCCATAGCTAGGAGGCGCGGCCTATTTGTGATAGAAGACGCGTCACATGCGCTCGGTTCCAGCTATCGCGGCAAAAAGATCGGCAGCATGGGCGACCTCGCGTGTTTCAGTTTTTATGCGACAAAGAATATAACCACCGGCGAAGGCGGGATGGTTACTACAGATGACGGGCAGCTGGCCGCGAAGATAAGGTTATTGAGCAGGCACGGTATAAGTATGGACGCGGGGGAAAGGAAGACGAAGAGGGGATATGAGCACTGGGAGGCCATTCTACCCGGCTATAAATATAATATGTGCGACCTTCAGGCGGCCTTAGGTCTGGCCCAGCTCCGGAAGATAAAAAAGTTGCTCGCCCTCCGGAAAAAGTATTTCCGGATTTACAATGAAATGTTAAGCACGGTCCCGGAGATCATTACGCCTGTCACGAGAGAAGGGGTGGAGCATTCTCACCACCTTTATGCGGTAATAACGAGATCCGAAGACCTCTCGATAGGCCGCGACGGCATATTGAATATCCTCTTCAGGAGAAAGATAGGCGCAGGGGTCCATTACCGCGCTTTGCACCTGCAGCGTCTTTACAGAGACCGGTATAAATTCAGCCGGAACGCCTTTCCGGTAGCCGAATATATCTCAGATAGGACGCTGTCGCTTCCCCTTTATCCGGCAATGACGGAAGATGACGTCTCCTGCGTAGCCGAAAATATAAAAGAGATCATCGGTATCCACCGGAAAAGGGGTTCCCGCCCGGGGACACATGAAAATAGAGCATCTTGA